The following proteins are co-located in the Hydrogenophaga sp. RAC07 genome:
- a CDS encoding branched-chain amino acid ABC transporter permease: MSSPKAQLEKLPRSIQAILVLGAIALAAFPLIPVTGGEFYLQMLSQMMILAIFAMSLDLLQGVSGLVSLGHAAYFGLAGYALAFLTPADTPISLWWALPVSALGAGLAALIIGFFVVRTHGIYFIMVTMAFAQMVFFLFFDNKALGGSDGVYVNFRPDASVFGWTGIDLENKTTFYYFTLLLLVLVYAFLRRLLFSPFGRVLAGIRVNEHRMRAVGYGTFGYKLAAFTLAGALAGVAGFLWAAQTGYVNPELMGFHMSAHAIMMVILGGMGNFAGAIVGAFAFEYVMHFFKDLTKHWQLLMGTFIVLVVVLAPRGLLGLVGQMTKKRGAP; the protein is encoded by the coding sequence ATGAGTTCTCCGAAAGCCCAACTCGAGAAGCTGCCGCGCAGCATCCAGGCCATCCTGGTGCTGGGCGCCATCGCGCTCGCTGCGTTTCCGCTCATCCCGGTCACGGGTGGCGAGTTCTACCTGCAGATGCTCTCGCAGATGATGATCCTGGCGATCTTTGCCATGAGCCTCGATCTGTTGCAGGGCGTGAGCGGTCTGGTGTCGCTCGGTCACGCGGCCTACTTCGGCCTCGCCGGCTATGCGCTGGCTTTCCTCACGCCGGCCGACACCCCCATCAGCCTGTGGTGGGCCCTGCCCGTCTCGGCGCTGGGCGCGGGTCTGGCCGCACTGATCATCGGTTTCTTCGTGGTGCGCACCCACGGCATCTACTTCATCATGGTCACCATGGCGTTCGCGCAGATGGTGTTTTTCCTGTTCTTCGACAACAAGGCTCTCGGCGGCTCGGACGGTGTGTACGTGAACTTCCGCCCCGACGCTTCGGTGTTCGGCTGGACCGGCATCGACCTCGAGAACAAGACCACGTTCTACTACTTCACGCTGTTGCTGCTGGTGCTGGTCTATGCCTTCCTGCGCCGGCTGTTGTTCTCGCCGTTTGGCCGCGTGCTCGCCGGCATTCGCGTGAACGAACACCGCATGCGCGCGGTGGGCTATGGCACCTTTGGCTACAAACTCGCGGCCTTCACCCTGGCCGGTGCGCTCGCCGGTGTGGCGGGCTTCCTGTGGGCCGCGCAAACCGGCTATGTGAACCCGGAGCTGATGGGTTTCCACATGAGCGCACACGCGATCATGATGGTCATCCTGGGCGGCATGGGCAACTTCGCCGGGGCCATCGTGGGCGCCTTCGCGTTTGAATACGTGATGCACTTCTTCAAGGACCTCACCAAACACTGGCAGCTGCTCATGGGCACGTTCATCGTGCTGGTGGTGGTGTTGGCGCCGCGCGGCCTGCTGGGCCTGGTCGGTCAAATGACGAAGAAGCGAGGTGCGCCATGA